The genomic stretch CCCAGCAAAAGCTGGAAGCCCTTTCTTCCGTGGCTGCCCACGATCACCAGATCCGCGTTGTGTTCCTTCGCCAGGCGGTGAATTTCCGATTCCGGGCGCCCGACGGTGACCACCTGATTGGTCTTTGCAACACCGTACTGATCACCGTAATTACCCAGTTGCTCATGGGCCGCCTTGTCGAGCTGGTCTTGGAGCTCCGTGAGATCCATCGGTATATCCCCGCCGTAGGCATAGCCGACGGGCTCCACGACGTGTACCAGTACCAGT from Marinobacter subterrani encodes the following:
- a CDS encoding universal stress protein; protein product: MPAYKKMLVAIDLTEEAPQVLDKAKAVSEAHGAELVLVHVVEPVGYAYGGDIPMDLTELQDQLDKAAHEQLGNYGDQYGVAKTNQVVTVGRPESEIHRLAKEHNADLVIVGSHGRKGFQLLLGSTANGVLHGTECDVLAVRIHG